From one Deltaproteobacteria bacterium genomic stretch:
- the galE gene encoding UDP-glucose 4-epimerase GalE gives MSLTGTKPNILVTGACGYIGSHVARMLSERDFQVIVIDNLSTGFRDALVHNEIFYQGDVGDTALLKQIFGKHKISAIIHFAAAIRVDESVAQPEKYYSNNTVNTLRLVTTAAELGVKNIIFSSTAAAYGQPRMVPVDETAPTSPESPYGWSKLMSEQMLRDMSAAHALRHVILRYFNVAGADPELRMGQRTPEASHLIKVACEVAVGKRERLKVFGTDYPTPDGTCVRDYIHVEDLASAHILALEHLLRGGDSQLLNCGYGHGSSVLDVVAAVKRVSGRDFPVDLAPRRPGDVASIVADASKIRRLLSWQPRYDHLDTIVKHAYEWERKLRGQKHA, from the coding sequence ATGAGTCTTACTGGCACCAAGCCCAATATCCTGGTTACCGGAGCCTGTGGTTACATCGGCAGCCATGTGGCTCGCATGCTGTCAGAGCGGGACTTTCAGGTCATAGTGATCGACAACCTTTCCACGGGATTTCGTGATGCCTTAGTCCATAACGAGATCTTTTATCAGGGCGATGTCGGTGACACTGCCTTACTCAAGCAGATCTTTGGTAAGCACAAGATATCCGCGATCATTCATTTTGCGGCGGCGATCCGTGTTGATGAGTCGGTGGCGCAACCGGAAAAGTATTACAGCAACAACACCGTCAATACGCTGCGTCTTGTCACTACGGCCGCTGAGCTGGGCGTTAAAAATATCATCTTTTCCTCCACGGCAGCTGCCTACGGCCAACCGCGCATGGTGCCTGTGGATGAGACGGCTCCCACATCCCCCGAAAGTCCGTATGGATGGTCCAAGTTGATGAGTGAGCAGATGCTGCGGGATATGAGTGCAGCTCACGCCTTACGTCATGTCATACTCCGCTATTTTAATGTTGCAGGAGCCGATCCGGAACTACGCATGGGCCAAAGGACGCCCGAAGCATCGCATTTAATCAAGGTGGCCTGCGAGGTTGCCGTAGGTAAACGCGAGCGGCTTAAGGTGTTTGGTACCGACTACCCAACTCCCGATGGCACTTGTGTGCGCGATTATATTCATGTCGAAGATTTAGCCAGTGCCCATATCTTGGCACTTGAACATTTGCTGCGTGGCGGAGATAGCCAACTACTCAATTGTGGCTACGGTCATGGCTCGTCGGTACTCGATGTCGTGGCGGCCGTCAAACGTGTGAGCGGTAGAGACTTTCCCGTAGATTTAGCGCCGCGGCGTCCAGGTGATGTCGCCAGTATCGTCGCCGACGCCAGTAAAATTCGACGCCTACTCTCTTGGCAGCCACGCTACGATCATCTCGATACGATTGTGAAGCATGCCTACGAATGGGAGCGGAAGCTGCGTGGGCAAAAGCATGCTTGA
- a CDS encoding tetratricopeptide repeat protein, whose translation MQRQSTVLWLLLVGGALMMLVGFWPVLGNGFVNWDDPYNFINNYFFRGLNQEHLVWALSTRHLGVYQPIAWLMLELEYVMFGLKAEAFHLVSLVIHGTNTLLLGLFALRVQTLFRARELTPVEVSYIGAGTLFFALHPLRVEAVAWASCQPYLVCLFFLLASLVCFMESKRCQKHQGQHNAASISRKWSVGSHAAWSGGTLVFYVAACLSKATAVFFPVLLITVDYLWHKSQSQTFKVPEVLLRRTPYFLVSMLTAGFAIWARSEIHQSPYVLRLPLINRLAMSSYAMGVYLSKTCLPVNISHYYPPPDLLQPSNMVVALLPLVCLMVVVRKRKSAPALMLAFGVFTAALAANLGIFQIGSTVASDRYTYVATAAAICVLACGTQVSAQRRFRTILILPILLALTWAARSQSQIWRDSITLWRHALAKGGDVAEDVHNNLGLALDESGNAAEAETAYKRAVAINPAYGLAHTNLGILYVKQAKFDDASRHFATAIELDPEANEALNGLAYIKFLQNDLADAAKLNDIALSLRPSDLSNLELKAQLESRRGHFDLALETAKRGLAFEPNHASLLNTLGAIQMMVGQFDQAKISFERAIAVRPEFVEPIVNLADILVMMGDPGGAQDKYRTALKIDPNHAKARRAIGGNP comes from the coding sequence ATGCAGCGCCAATCCACAGTTCTATGGCTACTATTGGTGGGCGGCGCCCTCATGATGCTCGTCGGCTTTTGGCCTGTGCTCGGGAACGGTTTTGTTAACTGGGACGATCCCTATAATTTCATCAACAACTACTTCTTTCGGGGCCTAAACCAGGAACATTTGGTTTGGGCATTGAGCACGCGGCATTTAGGTGTTTATCAGCCAATTGCGTGGCTCATGCTTGAACTAGAGTATGTAATGTTTGGTCTTAAGGCTGAAGCTTTTCATCTCGTCAGTTTGGTCATACATGGGACAAATACGCTGCTCCTCGGATTATTTGCCCTCAGAGTCCAGACTCTATTCCGGGCACGGGAATTGACCCCAGTTGAGGTCTCATACATTGGCGCTGGCACGTTATTTTTCGCTTTGCATCCCCTACGCGTAGAGGCAGTGGCCTGGGCCTCCTGCCAACCCTATCTGGTCTGCCTCTTCTTCCTTCTGGCAAGCCTTGTTTGTTTTATGGAGAGCAAGCGATGCCAGAAGCATCAAGGACAGCACAATGCCGCGTCGATCTCGCGCAAGTGGTCCGTAGGCTCGCATGCTGCGTGGTCTGGAGGCACGCTGGTGTTTTACGTCGCAGCCTGCCTCAGCAAAGCTACTGCTGTTTTTTTCCCGGTGCTTTTGATCACCGTAGATTATCTCTGGCATAAGTCCCAGTCGCAGACTTTTAAAGTTCCAGAAGTTCTGTTGCGCCGGACCCCTTATTTTTTGGTGTCGATGCTCACTGCTGGATTTGCCATCTGGGCACGATCAGAAATTCATCAGAGTCCTTATGTATTGCGGTTGCCGCTAATAAATAGACTGGCCATGAGCTCTTATGCGATGGGTGTTTACCTTAGCAAAACTTGCCTTCCCGTGAATATTTCCCACTACTATCCTCCGCCTGATTTGCTCCAACCATCGAACATGGTAGTGGCTCTCCTGCCGCTAGTCTGCCTGATGGTCGTTGTTCGGAAGCGCAAAAGTGCCCCTGCCCTAATGCTTGCCTTTGGTGTATTCACGGCAGCCTTGGCGGCAAATCTCGGTATCTTTCAGATCGGATCCACAGTGGCTTCTGACCGCTATACTTATGTTGCGACTGCAGCAGCGATTTGCGTCCTTGCCTGCGGCACTCAGGTATCGGCGCAACGTCGTTTCAGAACCATATTGATTCTACCAATTTTGCTCGCACTCACGTGGGCTGCAAGATCGCAGAGCCAAATTTGGCGCGACTCCATCACGCTCTGGCGCCATGCGCTCGCCAAGGGTGGCGACGTAGCCGAAGATGTACACAACAATTTGGGCCTGGCCCTTGACGAAAGCGGCAACGCCGCAGAGGCTGAGACTGCCTATAAACGCGCCGTAGCGATCAATCCTGCGTATGGCCTAGCGCATACCAACTTGGGCATTCTATATGTGAAGCAGGCTAAATTTGACGATGCGTCGAGGCATTTTGCTACTGCCATCGAACTTGATCCCGAAGCTAACGAGGCGCTGAATGGCCTCGCCTATATCAAATTCCTCCAAAACGATCTCGCCGATGCGGCCAAGCTAAACGACATAGCTCTCAGCCTGCGCCCGAGCGACCTGAGTAACTTAGAACTGAAAGCTCAACTCGAGAGCCGGCGTGGACATTTTGATCTAGCTCTTGAAACAGCCAAGCGCGGCCTCGCATTTGAACCGAATCACGCCTCGCTACTCAATACTCTAGGCGCGATTCAAATGATGGTCGGGCAATTCGATCAAGCCAAAATATCATTCGAACGTGCTATCGCGGTGAGACCAGAGTTTGTTGAACCTATCGTCAACTTAGCCGACATTCTAGTGATGATGGGTGACCCAGGGGGCGCCCAGGACAAGTACCGGACGGCTCTCAAGATCGATCCCAACCATGCCAAAGCTCGCCGCGCGATCGGCGGGAATCCCTAG
- the mtnC gene encoding acireductone synthase → MQSGDCPFILLDIEGTTTPVSFVHEVLFPYARQYLTEFLATNQGHPEVAEALDVVRREISQQQSRAVVTDDLVVCLQSWIDEDRKHPALKTIQGIMWEAGYRRGDYCGAVYDDVPPQLKGWVQRGHPLGIYSSGSVQAQRLLFEHTNHGDLRHYFSHHFDTGVGGKKLPESYAVIANTLQVKPAQMWFLSDVAAELHAASEAGLNTLQVVRHGTEPAPGISHATDFYAADAIISTKSRRIS, encoded by the coding sequence ATGCAGAGCGGGGATTGTCCTTTTATACTACTCGATATCGAAGGCACTACGACTCCTGTCAGCTTCGTCCATGAGGTGCTATTTCCCTACGCCAGGCAATATTTGACCGAGTTTCTGGCCACAAACCAAGGCCACCCTGAGGTGGCAGAGGCTTTGGATGTGGTGCGCCGGGAAATTTCTCAGCAGCAGTCGCGCGCAGTCGTCACTGATGATCTCGTTGTATGTCTCCAGAGTTGGATCGACGAGGATCGCAAGCATCCTGCATTAAAGACTATCCAAGGCATCATGTGGGAGGCCGGTTACCGCCGGGGGGATTACTGTGGTGCGGTCTACGACGATGTGCCGCCGCAGCTCAAAGGCTGGGTCCAGCGGGGGCATCCCTTAGGAATTTATTCATCTGGTTCCGTCCAGGCGCAGCGTTTACTTTTTGAGCACACGAATCACGGTGATTTGCGGCATTATTTTAGCCACCACTTCGACACCGGCGTCGGAGGCAAAAAATTGCCAGAGTCCTATGCTGTCATCGCGAATACATTGCAAGTGAAGCCAGCGCAAATGTGGTTTCTCTCGGATGTTGCGGCAGAGCTACACGCAGCCTCCGAGGCCGGTCTCAATACACTTCAAGTCGTGCGACACGGCACCGAGCCAGCCCCTGGTATATCCCATGCCACCGATTTTTACGCTGCTGACGCGATCATTAGCACCAAGAGTAGGAGAATCTCATGA
- a CDS encoding phosphoribosylanthranilate isomerase — MTQQLKTKKPLLKICGVTVASDVATCLQLGVDYVGFNLYSGSKRYIAPAQARLIWLQARDQHQASTLATLVIVDHTPEQLATALVDFPEARVVQVHNVRTTTQLGSLRAVIGDRELWAGVAVHEAQDMDLAAALQTHAALVLLDAAVIPMGSTVAGGSGHTFDWSLLAKTAALGKLPRFGIAGGLNDSNLPALAAICNPQLLDVCSGVETAPGKKDPTKIATLIQTMRSQW, encoded by the coding sequence ATGACCCAGCAATTAAAAACCAAAAAACCACTCTTAAAAATCTGTGGGGTCACAGTCGCTAGCGACGTCGCCACCTGCTTACAACTAGGCGTCGACTATGTTGGCTTCAACCTTTACTCGGGCTCAAAGCGCTACATCGCTCCGGCCCAGGCGAGGCTCATCTGGCTGCAAGCCAGAGATCAACACCAAGCCTCGACATTGGCCACTCTAGTTATTGTGGACCATACACCCGAACAACTAGCGACCGCATTAGTTGATTTCCCCGAGGCTCGCGTCGTCCAGGTGCACAACGTAAGAACCACTACGCAGCTAGGGTCCCTGCGTGCCGTCATTGGCGACCGCGAGCTGTGGGCTGGCGTGGCCGTTCACGAGGCGCAAGATATGGACCTGGCCGCTGCACTGCAAACACATGCCGCTCTGGTGCTGCTCGATGCGGCGGTGATCCCTATGGGAAGTACGGTCGCAGGAGGAAGCGGTCATACTTTTGACTGGAGTCTGCTGGCGAAGACTGCGGCGTTGGGTAAGTTGCCTAGGTTCGGTATAGCTGGCGGCCTCAACGATTCAAATCTGCCGGCATTAGCGGCTATTTGTAACCCGCAATTATTGGACGTTTGCTCAGGCGTTGAGACCGCACCTGGGAAAAAAGATCCCACCAAAATTGCCACACTCATACAAACAATGAGGTCCCAATGGTGA
- a CDS encoding SDR family oxidoreductase, which produces MLEGWRLDGKRALVTGGSKGIGRATALLLAEFGAAVHAVARGAADLATLEAEAANLGLQITTLQADLTEAQGIEYVRAQVGDSDAPLDILINNVGTNLRKPFTDYTRTEIDTIFRTNLMAAVELCRALYPQLKASGAGAVVNVSSVAGQTSLGTGAPYAMTKAALGQLTQNLACDWARDGIRVNCVAPWYITTPLTAALLSNPVKTNAIVARTPMRRVGDAQEVAAAIAFFCLPAASYITGQCLAVDGGFLVNGFESDPTNW; this is translated from the coding sequence ATGCTTGAGGGCTGGCGACTCGACGGCAAGAGGGCGCTGGTCACTGGCGGCAGTAAAGGCATAGGCCGTGCCACGGCCTTGCTTTTGGCAGAGTTTGGTGCCGCTGTGCACGCCGTAGCTAGAGGTGCCGCGGATCTGGCAACTTTAGAGGCAGAGGCCGCAAATCTTGGATTACAGATCACGACACTGCAGGCGGATCTTACAGAAGCTCAAGGCATCGAGTATGTCAGAGCTCAAGTTGGGGACAGCGATGCGCCTTTAGATATCCTGATCAATAATGTGGGTACCAATCTGCGCAAACCTTTCACAGACTACACACGCACAGAAATTGACACCATATTCCGCACCAATCTGATGGCAGCAGTAGAACTTTGCCGCGCGTTATACCCACAACTCAAGGCATCGGGTGCTGGTGCGGTAGTCAATGTGTCGTCGGTGGCAGGACAAACATCTCTGGGGACTGGTGCTCCGTACGCTATGACGAAGGCCGCCCTCGGTCAATTAACGCAAAATTTGGCTTGCGATTGGGCTAGGGATGGTATCCGGGTGAACTGCGTTGCGCCGTGGTACATCACCACTCCGTTAACCGCCGCATTACTCTCTAATCCAGTAAAAACTAATGCCATCGTTGCACGTACACCCATGCGTCGCGTCGGTGACGCCCAAGAGGTGGCGGCAGCGATTGCCTTCTTTTGCCTGCCTGCGGCTTCCTATATTACCGGCCAATGTCTCGCTGTTGACGGTGGCTTCCTGGTGAACGGGTTTGAGTCAGATCCAACGAATTGGTAG
- the ftsY gene encoding signal recognition particle-docking protein FtsY translates to MRNRREEQELRQEADLLSKGLPEVPEDEFPLGEQEGEVTLNEVVEVTAVEASETAAEAAEVKAVRATDRASWLERLKAGLSRSRQSLQQNLGQIFGGRAKIDEQLLEELHAALYRADIGVAAADSLVDHVRRSLANQQAADPEAVTRALKERAAAILSQSATHPLNQPTSGPWVILVVGVNGVGKTTTIGKLAAHFLAAEKKVLLAAADTFRAAAIEQLSVWGERLGVDVVKHKQGADPAAVAYDGVKAAVARGIDVLMIDTAGRLHAKQELMDELGKINRIIGRDLPGAPHETWLVIDATTGQNALQQVKAFSQVVKLSGLIVTKLDGTAKGGVLLSIAEQFKLPIRYVGVGESAADLRPFNPADFADSLF, encoded by the coding sequence ATGCGCAATCGCCGCGAGGAGCAGGAACTCCGCCAGGAGGCTGACCTTCTCTCTAAGGGACTACCGGAAGTTCCGGAGGACGAGTTTCCACTAGGGGAGCAGGAGGGCGAGGTCACCCTTAACGAGGTGGTAGAGGTCACTGCCGTTGAGGCGAGCGAAACTGCAGCTGAAGCAGCTGAAGTTAAGGCAGTGCGCGCCACGGACCGGGCCTCGTGGCTCGAGCGTTTAAAGGCAGGACTTAGTCGCAGTCGGCAGAGTCTGCAGCAGAATCTTGGTCAAATTTTCGGTGGTCGCGCTAAGATTGACGAGCAGTTGCTGGAAGAGCTTCATGCTGCCCTCTATCGTGCCGACATTGGTGTCGCCGCTGCTGATTCCTTGGTCGATCACGTGCGACGCAGCTTAGCCAATCAGCAGGCTGCAGACCCTGAGGCTGTCACTAGGGCCCTGAAGGAGCGTGCTGCTGCCATATTGTCGCAGAGTGCTACTCATCCGCTCAATCAACCAACTAGTGGTCCCTGGGTCATTTTGGTGGTCGGTGTCAATGGAGTAGGCAAGACAACTACGATTGGTAAACTTGCGGCGCATTTTCTCGCCGCCGAGAAGAAAGTGCTCCTTGCCGCAGCTGATACGTTCCGCGCCGCTGCGATTGAGCAACTATCGGTATGGGGCGAGCGTCTCGGTGTCGATGTGGTCAAGCACAAGCAGGGTGCAGATCCTGCGGCAGTCGCCTATGACGGGGTCAAAGCTGCCGTGGCGCGAGGCATCGATGTGTTGATGATCGACACCGCAGGTCGATTACACGCCAAGCAAGAATTGATGGACGAGCTCGGTAAGATCAATCGGATTATCGGCCGTGATTTGCCAGGAGCGCCGCACGAGACTTGGCTAGTGATAGACGCCACGACGGGACAGAATGCGCTGCAGCAGGTTAAGGCATTCAGTCAAGTGGTCAAGCTGAGCGGTCTCATAGTCACCAAGTTAGACGGCACGGCCAAGGGCGGCGTGCTCCTGAGCATTGCCGAGCAGTTTAAATTGCCAATCCGTTACGTCGGGGTTGGAGAATCAGCCGCGGACTTGCGGCCTTTTAATCCAGCTGATTTTGCCGATTCTTTGTTCTAG
- a CDS encoding integration host factor, whose protein sequence is MAKKTKKPTKAHAKKKTNVAASAAKVAKPAKVVVPLSKIQPAGTPRTKSEILGVLAETTGLSKKDVSSVFASLSDLIGKDVGKKGCGLFTVPGLLKIRRINKPATKARKGINPFTGEETTFKAKPARNVVKVRPLKALKDMV, encoded by the coding sequence ATGGCAAAGAAGACGAAGAAGCCTACCAAGGCACATGCGAAGAAGAAAACCAACGTCGCTGCTAGCGCTGCAAAAGTTGCTAAGCCTGCAAAAGTGGTAGTTCCACTGAGCAAGATCCAACCAGCTGGCACCCCTCGCACCAAGAGCGAAATCCTCGGCGTTTTGGCTGAGACCACTGGTCTTAGCAAAAAAGACGTCAGCTCGGTTTTCGCTTCCTTGAGTGACCTCATCGGCAAAGATGTGGGCAAAAAAGGCTGCGGTCTTTTCACCGTCCCTGGCCTGCTCAAAATCCGCCGCATCAACAAGCCAGCTACCAAAGCTCGTAAAGGCATCAACCCCTTTACTGGCGAAGAGACCACGTTCAAAGCTAAACCAGCTCGTAACGTTGTCAAAGTCCGCCCCCTCAAAGCTCTGAAAGACATGGTCTAA